The genomic region CGGGTACTGGCGTTCGAATTACACGCTTTTCGGCCACATGATTCGCGTCGTCCCGAAATGGAACCGGCTGGGGCACATCAATATGGGGGGCAGTTACCTGAATGACGGGAATCCTGCCGCGGCGGTTGGACAATTCGCCCAGGCGCTCCACGAAAAACCGGACGATGAAATGGCGAACTGGGGGATGGGAATCGCTTGCCACATGCTGGGGCGTATCGCCGAAGCAGAGCAGTTTTACCGGAATGTATTAAAGATAAACCCGGAACACACCAAGGCGCGTCTCTTCCTCGGATGTTCCCTGATCGACCGGGGGAACTTCGAGGAGGGATACAAGCATGTGCGGATCGTGGCACAAAATGGAATCGTCGACGATCCTTATGTTCTGATGGCCAAGGGGATGATCCTTTTCCACGATGGCAGGATGGAGGAATCCATCCGAACCTTCCAGGATGCCTTGGTTTTCACTCCGAACGATATCCTCGGGAATATGAAGCTGGGACTTGCCTTTGCCAAGACGGGGCGGTATGGGGAGGCCATCGAACGATTTCGATCGGTGACGCAGTACTCCCCGCTTGACGCGTCGGCATATTACAACCTGGCTCTCGCACTCGAAAAAACGGGGGCGGTCCGGGATGCGGTTGCGAACTATGAAAAGGCGGCAGCCATCCGGCCGGCTGACGTGGAGATCCTCGGCAATCTCGGGATCGCACTCGGCAAGCTGGGGCGGCTGGATCAGGCGATTGTCCTTTTTCGCAAGGCGCTCAAGATAGACCCCGCAAATTCGGTGGCACGCGGTAATCTCGCGATCGCACTGACATTGAAGGAAAGGGAGAGACAGCCATGAGCAATATCCGAAGACGAAAACGGATAAAAACGTTCTTTCCCGTTCTCTTCTCGTGTCTCCTGTGGATCGGTTCAACGGGCAACGCGTTTGCGAAGCCGTTCCTGCTCGGAAGGGAATCGGCTGCCCCGCTCTGGACGACGCGCAGCCTGCTTGAAACACACGATCGTCTCGCGGCCGATCTTCCTGCCGCGGGAGGAAAACTCCTGATCCTGAGCCGAACCGACTTCATTTCATCGCTGTTGTTGCCGCTCAAGGAAGAGGGACTCCTCAAGAATTGCATACTAGTACTCCCGTTCGATAACGTCTTGACGCAAGCAAGGCTCGTGACGCTGCTCGCCACCTTGAAGCAGGATGGGGTGGGTGAGTCGGACCGGGCCGGCTTCACGCTGGATAATGGGACATTTCACGGGAAAATCGGGGGAATGCCGGTGACTTTCACGACATTGCCGGGGATTCCCGATAAGGTGGATCTGCGTGTCGTGGCGATCGAGAGTGCCTTTTTTCAGGATATGCAAAACGCGATAAAGAATCCGATGACTGTACTTGCCCGGAAGTTGCTGTTGACGTTTCGCGATCGGCAGGTCGAAACGAGCAGCCTGCTCCTGCTTGATGCCGTCGGCCGGTCGGACTATCCGCTCGAATTGGGGTATCTGGAGGGCTTATATCGCGAGATGTTGACCGACCCCGATCGCTTCGCGACAGGTTTTCCTCCCAAATGGGGCGATTTTGTCGCGGCAGAGCTGGCCTACTTTTTCTCCCAGTATCCCGAGGCGTTCGAACACTACAAGAAATTCCTGGAACAGGGACAAAACGATCCGTCGACCTGCATCAAGATCGCCATGATGGCGATCCGGGATCTCGACGTCCCGTTCGCACTGCAGTGGGTCAATCGCGCGGTTTCGACCGATCCGCTCTACCGTCGCGCCTATGCGGAAATCGCCGAATATCTCTTTGGGAAAAACATGTTCGACCAGGCGGAACGCGTCATTCTTGCCGGATTGGCCAAGTATCCAAAAGACCCGCTGTTGGCAACGGGTCTGGCGACCTTTTACGTAGCCCGGGGTGAAGCCGCGCTTGAATCGGGGGACACGGAATCCGCCAAGGATCATTTCATGGCGGCTGCCGAGGTCGGCGGGGCCGATCGGGAGATCGTCGAAAAGGCCAGGAAGCTGATGAATTCCCCGTCAAAAGCCAAAGACTGATTCCGATGCCGCCTGGAATATCGGGAAAATCGTTCGGCCGCGCCAAAATATGGGCAGGTCTTATTTTCCTGGTATCCGCAGGGGTATATTTGAACGCTTTGCCGAACGGGTTCGTATACGACGACCACTTCCAGGTCGAGAACAACCCATGGATTCGCGATTTCAGCCATCTCCGCGATATATTCGGGAATCCTGCCTGGGGATTTTGGGGCCGGGGTGGAAGCAGTTACTATCGCCCCCTCATGCATCTGGCCTATGCGGCCATTTACCGGTTTTCCGAGCTTTCCCCCTTCGGCTACCATCTGGTCAACGTGGCTTGCCACGCGGCGAACGCGACCCTGTCGTTCCTGTTGGCCCTCAAGCTGTCCCGGTTCTCCGATTGCGCCGACGAGGGTGAGGCGCTTGTTTTTGCCGCGTTCGCCGCCGCGATTTTTGCGGTACACCCCATCCACACCGAAGTCGTGGCGCTGATCGCGGCCATCCCCGAACTGCTGTTCAGCCTGTTTTTCATCCTGGCGCTGCTGGCTTACCCGTTCGGCATCCCCAAAGCCCCCGATGTCCGACGATGGGGGGCGATCCTGTTGTCGTCTGCGTGCGCCTTGACGGGGCTACTTTGCAAGGAGACCGCCATCATGGTCTTCCCGGTCATCGTGGCAGGGGACCTGATCTCGAAGCCCCGCGACTCGAGCTTCAGGAGCCTCATTGTCGGCAAGGCTCCGGGCTACATGCCATTCCTGGCAGTCATTGCCGTTTACCTGATCCTCCGGGTTCATGCCTTCGGCGCGATCGCCCCGTCCCGGTCCCACCAGGACTGGCCGCTGCTCAAGACGGGCATGAATGCCGTATTCCTGGCCGGACGTTATGTCGGTTGCCTGGTCGCACCCATCCGGCTGAATTTCTTCCACATCATCCGGCCGGTCACGTCCGCGACAGATCCCGGGTTCCTCCTCATGGCGGGTGTGGCGGGGGCTGCGGGCATCCTTGCCCTTGGATCGTCGAGAGGCGACCGCCGCCTGTCGATGGGGTGGGCGCTGCTGTTCCTGCCGCTTGCCCCGGTCCTGTACCCGCCGGTGCTGGCCACCCTGTTCGGCGAACACAACCTGTACCTCCCGACATTGGGATATTCCATCATCGTTTCCGGTTTCGCGACCTCCTGGTGGCATCGATCTCCCGGGAAACGCACAGCAATCGCCTGGGGAGCGGTCATGTTCCTTGCCTTGCTGTCAGCCATGACCGTTGCGCGGAATCCCGTCTACAAGAGCGACGCGACGTTGTGGCAGGATGTCAGCGACAAGCTGGGGGATACTTCGCCGATTCATTTCCAGAGGGGCTACTGGCTACTGGAAGGAGGAAAGCTGCCGGAAGGGATCGATGAAATGAAAGAGGCCCTTGCGCTTCACCCGGGATACCCCGGCGTGGCGTACAACATGGGAACCGCCTATGCGAAGCTGGGGAAAGATAACGAGGCACGGATCTATCTCGAGATGGCCGTAGAAGAGAACCCGGGCGACTTCGTCGCGCATTTCGCCCTGGCGGCGCTTCATTTCCGTCAGGGTCGCATTGCCGATTCCGTGCGCGAGTACGAGACCGTTATACGCCTGGCCCCCTCCGACACCGACGCGCGGGGGCGGCTTGAGACGATCCGGCGCAAGTATCCGAAGGCCCCATGACGCGTCGACTCCCGCTGCATGTCGCGATTTCGCTTGCGCTCGCCTTGCTGGTCACGCTCCTCTATTTTCGCGTCGCCCATTTCCCGTTCATCCAGGTTGACGACACGGAATACGTGATCGAGAACCAGGCCGTCCATCGGGGGCTGACGGCCGGGAATCTCGCCTGGGCCTTCACCACGTTCGACAATGCCAATTGGCACCCGCTGACCTGGTTGTCCTACATGGCCGACGTCTCGTTGTTCGGCGTGAATCCCGGCGGTCACCATCTCGTCAACCTGCTGTTCCACCTCGCGAACACTTTGCTGCTGTTCGACCTGTTCCGCCGGCTGACCGGGAAAATATGGGAAAGCGGCCTGGTTGCCGCGCTGTTTGCCGTTCATCCGTTGCACGTGGAATCGGTCGTCTGGATCGCCGAGCGGAAGGACGTTCTCAGCACCTTCTTCTTTTTTGCCACGATGCGGGTCTACTTGCGATATGCGGCGTTTCCCGGCGCCGCGGGTTACGCCGCCGTGCTCGGGTCATTCGCGCTGGGGTTGCTATCCAAGCCCATGCTGGTGACGTTGCCTTTCTGCCTGCTGCTGATCGATTACTGGCCGCTCGAACGATTGACGGTCGCATCCGCGCGACGGCTGTTGCTCGAGAAGGTCCCGCTGTTCGCCCTGTCCGCCGCAGGCTCGGTGCTGACCATCCTGGCGCAACGGGAGGGCGCCGCGATCGGGTCCCTCGTGCATTTCCCTTTCGGGATACGGGTGGGAAACGCGGTCGTGGCCTATGTGGATTACCTGTCCAAGGCAATTGTTCCCGTTGGGCTGTCCGTATTCTACCCTCATCCGATGGGGACGCTGTCGCCCGTCAGGGTGGCGGTTTCGGGAATCCTGCTGGCGACGATGACCGTCCTTGCGGTCGTCGCGGGAAGAAAGCGGCGCTGGCTTGCCGTCGGATGGTTCTGGTATATCGGGACGCTGGTGCCGGTCATCGGGCTGGTCCAGGTGGGCACGCAGGCGATGGCGGACCGATATACCTATATCCCGCTGGTCGGGTTTTTCCTGATCCTGGCGTGGGGAGGCAGCGAGCTGGCCGGTCGGCTGAGAATGCCGCACCGCATGGTCGCCGGGGGCGTGTTGGCCTGGATCCTGGCTCTTTGTGCTTGCACGTGGAACCAGGTGGCCTACTGGCGGGGCGTCGGACCGCTGTTTGCGCGCGCGGTCGAGGTTACGGAAGGGAATGCGTTCGCGCATACCGTTCTTGGGGCGGCCGCATTCGAGCAGGGAAGCGACAATGCCGCTATCCGCCATCTGGAGGAAGCGCTCCGGATCCATCCCGATTTCCCCGACGCGCACCTGAACCTGGGGTTGGTATACGAACGACAGGGCAAGCTCGGCGCGGCCGAAGCGCAGCTGCGCGAAGCCGTGCGCCTGTTTCCGGACGACGCCAAGGCGAATTTCAACTTGTGGCGGGTTCTCAGGAAACTGGGGAGGGCGGAAGAGCCGCCGAGCCGATGGCCCGAACCCGACGGAAGAAGCGGGAAAGGGGCAGCAGAGCACGATCGCGCGGGTCTCTATCTCGCCGGTCTCGGCAAGTTCGAAGAGGCGGCGGAGCAATTCCGCCAGGCATTGCGGGCCAATCCGGACGACGCGGACGCATCGTACAACCTGGGCCTTGCCTATGTGAAGTTGGGTCGGGACGCCGAGTCCGTTCCCTGGTTCGAACGCGCCGTGAAACACGATGCGCGCGACGTGGCTGCCCGGTTTTCGCTGGCCTCGGTTTATTACCGGCTGGGGCGCATTCCCGAGTCCGTCCGGGAGTACGAAGCCTTGTCGAGGCTGAACCCGGGCGATAACGAGGTCCGGGCCCGGTTGCGGGCGATCCGGCAGAGAAACAGATGAACCGATGATACGAAGACCATCCGTCCAACTGTTGATCCCGTTCGCGCTCTCGACCGTCATCCTGTTGCTGTACGCCCGAACGGGCGGTTACGGCTTCGTCTATTACGACGATGTGAACTACATTTCCCGCAATCCTGCGGTACAGGACGGGCTGACGCTCGACGGGGTATTGTGGGCCTTCTCTTCCTTCGACCAGGCCAACTGGCACCCGCTGACCTGGCTGTCGCACATGGCGGATGTCTCATTGTTCGGGATGGCTCCCGGCAGGCATCACCTGGTCAATGTCATTTTCCATGTGCTGAACACCGGCCTGCTGTATCACCTGTTCAGGCGCATGACCGGAAAGGTGTTCGAAAGCGCCCTGGTCGCCGCCCTCTTCGCCGTGCACCCGTTGCACGTCGAGTCCGTCGCGTGGCTCGCCGAGCGCAAGGACGTGCTCAGCACCTTCTTCGGGTTGCTGACGATGATCGCTTACGGACGCTACGCGTCGCGTCCCGGCGCGGGACGATACATCGGGGTTCTCCTGCTGTTCGGGCTTGGCTTGATGTCGAAACCGATGCTCGTCACGCTGCCGTTCGTGCTGCTGTTGCTCGACGATTGGCCGCTCGGGCGAACCGCGAAAAACGGGGCTTCCTTGCCGCGCCTCGTCCTCGAGAAAATCCCGATGATCGCCATGTCGGCGGCCGCTTCCGCAGCCACGATCTCGGCGCAGATTTCCGACAGCGCCGTGGGATCGATCGGTCATTTCCCGCTTGGGATCCGCGTCGCCAACGCATTGAATGCTTATGCCCTTTACCTGTCGAAGGCGTTGTGGCCCTCGAACCTGGCGGTATTCTACCCGCACCCGCTGGAATCGCTCTCCACGGCCCGGATCATCGGCTCGGGTGTTCTGCTCGTCGCGATCACCGTGTTGGCGATATCCCAGGCACGAACCCGTTCCTGGCTGACGGTCGGATGGCTCTGGTTCATCGGCACGCTGGTCCCAGTGATAGGCCTCGTTCAGGTCGGGGGACAGGCGATGGCCGACCGATATACCTATATCCCGATGATCGGACTGTTTGTCGTCGCGGCGTGGGGCGGAAGCGAACTGGTCAACCGATGGCGGATCCGAGCGCCGGTCGTCGCCTTCCTGGCGGCCGCCTGGCTGGTGGCGCTTTCCGTATGCACCTGGTTCCAGGTCGGTTACTGGCGGGGGCCGGTCCCGCTATTCGCCCACACGCTGGATGCGACCCGCGACAACTGGCTCGCCCATCTGGTGCTGGGCGACGCCGCCCTCGATTCGGGCGACGACCGGTCGGCGGTGCTTCATTTTCGAGAGGCGGCGCGAATCCGGTCGGGCTACGCGGAGACGCACATGAAAATCGGGATGGCGGATGCCCGACAGGGCCGTGACGCGGATGCCGAAGTGCAGTTCAGGGAAGTTCTTCGTTTCCATCCCGAAGATACCCGGGCACAAATTCTCCTGAGCGAAACGCTTTCAAAAACGGCCCCCCGGGGCGAAGATGCGGCGCTTGATGCGGCCGGACACACCCGGGTCGGGATGGCGCTGGCGGGGAAAGGCAGTCTCGGCGAAGCGCTGGGGCACTTTCGGGCGGCGCTGGCGCTTCGTCCGGATGATCCGGAGGCCCACTATAATCTGGCCGTGGCCTTGGGGCGACTCGGCAAGAAGGAAGAATCGCTTCGGCATTTCCGGGAAGCGACCCGGATACGCCCGATCGATTCCGACGCGTGCAAGAAAATCGGGTTGGCGCTCG from Candidatus Deferrimicrobiaceae bacterium harbors:
- a CDS encoding tetratricopeptide repeat protein is translated as MTRRLPLHVAISLALALLVTLLYFRVAHFPFIQVDDTEYVIENQAVHRGLTAGNLAWAFTTFDNANWHPLTWLSYMADVSLFGVNPGGHHLVNLLFHLANTLLLFDLFRRLTGKIWESGLVAALFAVHPLHVESVVWIAERKDVLSTFFFFATMRVYLRYAAFPGAAGYAAVLGSFALGLLSKPMLVTLPFCLLLIDYWPLERLTVASARRLLLEKVPLFALSAAGSVLTILAQREGAAIGSLVHFPFGIRVGNAVVAYVDYLSKAIVPVGLSVFYPHPMGTLSPVRVAVSGILLATMTVLAVVAGRKRRWLAVGWFWYIGTLVPVIGLVQVGTQAMADRYTYIPLVGFFLILAWGGSELAGRLRMPHRMVAGGVLAWILALCACTWNQVAYWRGVGPLFARAVEVTEGNAFAHTVLGAAAFEQGSDNAAIRHLEEALRIHPDFPDAHLNLGLVYERQGKLGAAEAQLREAVRLFPDDAKANFNLWRVLRKLGRAEEPPSRWPEPDGRSGKGAAEHDRAGLYLAGLGKFEEAAEQFRQALRANPDDADASYNLGLAYVKLGRDAESVPWFERAVKHDARDVAARFSLASVYYRLGRIPESVREYEALSRLNPGDNEVRARLRAIRQRNR
- a CDS encoding tetratricopeptide repeat protein — encoded protein: MNALPNGFVYDDHFQVENNPWIRDFSHLRDIFGNPAWGFWGRGGSSYYRPLMHLAYAAIYRFSELSPFGYHLVNVACHAANATLSFLLALKLSRFSDCADEGEALVFAAFAAAIFAVHPIHTEVVALIAAIPELLFSLFFILALLAYPFGIPKAPDVRRWGAILLSSACALTGLLCKETAIMVFPVIVAGDLISKPRDSSFRSLIVGKAPGYMPFLAVIAVYLILRVHAFGAIAPSRSHQDWPLLKTGMNAVFLAGRYVGCLVAPIRLNFFHIIRPVTSATDPGFLLMAGVAGAAGILALGSSRGDRRLSMGWALLFLPLAPVLYPPVLATLFGEHNLYLPTLGYSIIVSGFATSWWHRSPGKRTAIAWGAVMFLALLSAMTVARNPVYKSDATLWQDVSDKLGDTSPIHFQRGYWLLEGGKLPEGIDEMKEALALHPGYPGVAYNMGTAYAKLGKDNEARIYLEMAVEENPGDFVAHFALAALHFRQGRIADSVREYETVIRLAPSDTDARGRLETIRRKYPKAP
- a CDS encoding tetratricopeptide repeat protein → MIRRPSVQLLIPFALSTVILLLYARTGGYGFVYYDDVNYISRNPAVQDGLTLDGVLWAFSSFDQANWHPLTWLSHMADVSLFGMAPGRHHLVNVIFHVLNTGLLYHLFRRMTGKVFESALVAALFAVHPLHVESVAWLAERKDVLSTFFGLLTMIAYGRYASRPGAGRYIGVLLLFGLGLMSKPMLVTLPFVLLLLDDWPLGRTAKNGASLPRLVLEKIPMIAMSAAASAATISAQISDSAVGSIGHFPLGIRVANALNAYALYLSKALWPSNLAVFYPHPLESLSTARIIGSGVLLVAITVLAISQARTRSWLTVGWLWFIGTLVPVIGLVQVGGQAMADRYTYIPMIGLFVVAAWGGSELVNRWRIRAPVVAFLAAAWLVALSVCTWFQVGYWRGPVPLFAHTLDATRDNWLAHLVLGDAALDSGDDRSAVLHFREAARIRSGYAETHMKIGMADARQGRDADAEVQFREVLRFHPEDTRAQILLSETLSKTAPRGEDAALDAAGHTRVGMALAGKGSLGEALGHFRAALALRPDDPEAHYNLAVALGRLGKKEESLRHFREATRIRPIDSDACKKIGLALVRLGRLTEALPRFREAIRLAPDDPEAQYNVGATLMQLGRPSEAIAHFRIAVRESGGSDADAMLALGTALEASGQVEESRERYRDVLRLKPGNIAAMDRLEKARKPVGE